Proteins encoded together in one Chelonoidis abingdonii isolate Lonesome George chromosome 1, CheloAbing_2.0, whole genome shotgun sequence window:
- the LOC116823893 gene encoding FH2 domain-containing protein 1-like, producing MAPAPSVPTPGAPGPPVPPPLPGAPAPGIPPPPGDALVLAPRRSKLRSFHWTVIPAERVCGRPSVWTASSQHDCTPLDVAHLEELFGEQPACGPRGPLLLGRLQGQVSLLDSKKILNLEIFLKQFKRPVQQIVADLRAGAGALYGAEKLLELCKMLPDADEVKKLRAFQGTWSQLSDAEAFSLLLVGVPSYAQRLELLVLKEEFFPKLNSLKSSIQILTEAARELLGCEELHVIIRLVLRAGNYMNTGGYAGHAAGFRMASLLRLADTKANKPGMDLLHFVAMEAERKDRSLLDFPSKLEHVGLASRIQEQEVASELQGLGDRLAGARDSLPELGPGQLEPFLQLAQAELGAVQADLERLHQATATLRDFYCEDEALFCLQEVCAVLHAFGGRFQTAVQENRAREQAEQRRQQLERQRQEKHRSIATCSAQEPELQDVELDFLLTRTPHLCRRSRTSWGPRTGPCGSLDLRAGVRPDQATLPEPSTRETSQRRLSRRHTLAILPGHPEPQDSLGPAPAPSPRPPTTPVGRKGGLVSWLPEGLPSPGALPKPVGCSLNTSPSCPFPSLFHKKAPSPGAMGQAGPVSPTASPKGVSTLAGFFWRLSLAEKLLRPSQS from the exons ATGGCCCCTGCTCCCTCAGTCCCCACACCTGGAGCCCCTGGTCCCCCAGTCCCTCCGCCGCTGCCTGGGGCCCCTGCCCCTGggatccccccgcccccaggggaCGCACTAGTGCTCGCCCCACGCCGCAGCAAGCTGCGCAGCTTCCACTGGACAGTGATCCCGGCGGAGCGGGTGTGCGGGCGCCCCAGCGTGTGGACGGCCAGCAGCCAGCATGACTGCACCCCCCTGGATGTGGCACACCTGGAGGAGCTGTTTGGGGAGCAGCCGGCCTGTGGCCCGCGGGGGCCCTTGCTGCTGGGCCGGCTCCAGGGCCAG GTCTCTCTCCTTGACTCAAAGAAGATCCTGAATCTGGAGATATTTCTGAAGCAGTTTAAGAG GCCTGTGCAGCAGATCGTGGCCGATCTCCGGGCCGGTGCTGGAGCCCTGTACGGGGCTGAGaaactgctggagctgtgcaagatGCTGCCCGACGCAGACGAG GTCAAAAAACTGAGGGCGTTCCAGGGCACCTGGAGCCAGCTCTCGGACGCCGAGGCCTTCTCACTGCTGCTTGTGGGGGTTCCCAG CTACGCCCAGCGCCTGGAGCTGCTCGTCCTGAAGGAGGAGTTTTTCCCCAAGCTCAACTCGCTGAAATCCTCCATCCAGATCTTGACTGAGGCGGCTCGGG AGCTGCTGGGCTGTGAGGAGCTGCACGTCATCATCCGCCTGGTCCTGAGAGCCGGCAACTACATGAACACG GGAGGCTACGCTGGCCATGCCGCAGGCTTCCGGATGGCCTCTCTCCTCAGGCTGGCAGACACCAAGGCCAACAAGCCAGGCATGGACCTGCTGCACTTCGTGGCCATG GAGGCTGAGCGGAAGGACAGGAGCCTGCTGGATTTCCCGAGCAAACTGGAGCACGTGGGGCTGGCATCACG GATCCAGGAGCAGGAGGTGGCATCagagctgcagggcctgggggacCGCCTGGCAGGGGCCCGCGACAGCCTGCCGGAGCTGGGCCCAGGACAGCTGGAGCCCTTCCTGCAGCTGGCGCAGGCAGAGCTGGGCGCGGTGCAGGCGGACCTAGAGCGGCTGCACCAGGCCACGGCAACGCTGCGTGACTTCTACTGCGAGGACGAGGCTCTGTTCTGCCTGCAGGAGGTGTGTGCCGTGCTGCACGCCTTCGGGGGGCGCTTCCAGACGGCTGTGCAG GAGAATCGTGCACGGGAGCAGGCCGAGCAGCGCCGGCAGCAGCTGGAGCGACAGCGGCAGGAGAAGCACCGCTCCATTGCCACATGCTCGGCGCAGGAGCCGGAGCTGCAGGATGTGGAGCTCGATTTCCTGTTGACGCGCACACCCCATCTGTGCCGCCGGAGCCGCACCTCCTGGGGCCCACGTACCGGGCCCTGCGGCAGCCTGGACTTGAGGGCCGGGGTGCGCCCCGACCAGGCTACCCTGCCGGAGCCCTCAACCAGGGAGACCAGCCAGAGGCGCCTAAGCCGGCGCCACACGCTCGCCATCCTCCCAGGCCACCCTGAGCCCCAGGACTCCCTGGGCCCAGCGCCTGCCCCCTCACCAAGGCCCCCTACCACCCCTGTGGGCAGGAAAGGGGGCCTCGTGTCCTGGCTCCCTGAAGGGCTACCATCCCCAGGGGCCTTGCCAAAGCCTGTGGGCTGCTCCCTCAACACCTCAccctcctgccctttccccagcctcTTCCATAAGAAggccccctccccaggggctaTGGGGCAAGCTGGCCCtgtctcccccacagcctcccccaaGGGAGTCTCCACTCTCGCTGGCTTCTTCTGGCGCCTCAGCTTGGCCGAGAAGCTGCTCaggccctcccagagctga